The nucleotide window gtaacgcccttgcAACCCAGCGAATCTGTCGCGCTTTAGCAAAACtcgtgctttctcctacttcccagtgattgctctgcttaacctACAACGTTAAATCTCGATTCGGTGAAAGCAAGAGATCACAAtacaagtccttatccgtaaggtgAAAGTCCTTTTTcaaaaggcagagaaaagaacctggtgacaaagttggtgctctcctcgtccacagcgtttGAGAAGAAATCAGGACAAGAGACTCCCCAACGACTACACCACACGGTGTTGGCATGCTCAtgcactcaaaagagacagtttgctacccaaactggttttggagccaaacacacgGTAAGAGTTATGTTTTAACAAATTTAAATTCGTTTTCAAAAccaatatcatttttttttctaatctaTCAATCCAAATATGTCTCATTCCACGCAATAAAATCATTCAGTTTCCATAATACAATCCGTGGATTGATCATAACCCACCTCACCAAAATCATACATGCATGCTTATAAATCTGTAATAGTTGAGGAGATAGGCTTTAACATcaactaaaaaaagaaagaaaacatagCCAGTTTTGCTTTGGCTTCAAAACAACTGACTAATTAAGATCTTGGGAAGATTTGAGATCAACAAGGAGCTTCTGATTATGAGGGGGTTGGTGGGTGGTCTGTGCAGCCATGACCAACTCAAATTGCTTCAGAGAAATCGAAGGGAAGGAAACTACTTCAGGAGGAGGAGCAGCATTGCTATTAAAATTGTTGAGATTATTATTTGTAGTGGTAGAGCCATCCAATCCTATGTGTGTCACATGCTTCACGTCCGTTGGGAATCCAATCTCCATCTCTGTTTCCTTTTCTTCAGTTTCTTCCTTGAAAACTAATTaaacaaagagagaaagagagagtaagTAAACGACTAATTAGATGGAACATGTGTAATATATGTCTAGTTCTTTATTATTCATCAATCAAATAACTAGTTTTCTTGGTACAGCTAATATGTCTTGGTCATATTAGGGACTTTATATTACATGTGTGCAGACACACAGGGCATGCATGGTTTGTCAACCAAAATATGTATGAAACTCAAAGTTAATTACTTTCTAGGTTACTTTTAAGTACTACACTATAACCATGCACGTCAAGAGGGAGGGTGCTGAAGCTTGGTTGAGGCTAGGGGTTCATATGGTACTTTGCTGATGGTGTGCGCGGTGGCTGCAACAAGGCGTCTCAGCCATCACTTGTAATCACCATCGGAGAGAACCTATCGGTAGAAGGACATTCATGAATGGTGTGCTTCAACAGATTAATATTCTAGTATTGCAGTATACGATTCCAGATCATAGTTTCAGCTGTTTCAGCTTGGTGTCGGAAGTACTTGTTCCTTTCATTGCGATGGTTTTGGCAGGCCTATTATCGGAATTTCGTACAGTGGCTAATATATCCTGTAATCTTTCTAACGGTTTTCGCGTATCCACTCTTAATGGTTAATGTTATCTTTTTGCATATTTTCACATACAAATATTTTTTTGAGGACTCAATTACGTACTTAACCGAGATTCCGAGAACCTATTTATTCTGATGAGGATCTTATCTATCTTAATGAATAGTATTTTTTAGTTACCATATGATTTGTTATAGTGGTAATGAAGGAGGTTGTCCGTCATTTTGTGATTATTTTTTCagttttgtgatttttgttATCTTGATACAACGAAAAAGTGTATATGGAAGTTACTAACATCCTATTGACAGAATGAGTGAATAGAGTTAGTTAATCATATAAACCAAAAACACAGTTTTTCTACAAAGATTTCACCTAATCTTAAAGATTAAAGTCTGGGGTGAAAAGCTAGAGAACATCTTTCCAGGGAACTGAATACTATACATTCAAGCCCATACATTTAGTTAAGGTAAGTATTTAAATTAATCAACTCACCAAATATTTGAGAGAAATTTTTGATGCTTCTGATCAATCTCTGCATCCGACTAGATATGTTCTGCTTCCCTTGACTCAGGAAATGAAAAGAGTTCTTCATTGCTGATCTTCCTTGTGTTCTTCCATCATCTTCCTTATCAGAATACCAGAAATTAATATATCAAAACCAAAGCCAAATccgttagagagagagagagagagagcataccTGTTGATTCAGGAGGTGGTGGGTTTGGTGGTGCTGCTCTGACTTTTGGTTTTCGTGGTTGAGTTGTTTCGCCGAGATCAACGCTTGAGTGAGAAGTGCAGCCGAATCCGAAAGGGAGAACAGCGAATCTTTCCATAAGGAAATGAAGCCTCTTGGTTTGAATTAAAGACATGGAAACAATATGGGAAATGAAATCTTGTTATATTAGGATAATTAGGCGGGTGTTGGCTTTATGAATAAGCTACGAACAATGATTTGCATGTTGAATTTATATATCTGATTCTGGATAGTTTGGGATGCAAGGGAGACATGATAATAAGAAAACTATGATGATGGAGTGGGTGTTGAATTGTTAGTTAAACAGCAACTCAACCTACTTCATTTCGAGCTGATTTGCAAATGCTATTTGTGGGATTAGCAATAATTAATATTGGACCAGGTCCACTCAGACCAACCTTTgttttttcattaattaagttAACTGTTCCTTGCGATCTCTAATGGTGGGCTCCTTTTTACTTGCCTCTCTTTGAGATTAAGCTAACCCAGTACCTTTCCTTGTTCTCATTCCTTTTCTGGGTCTAATGCTTAGATAAATAGTAACATTATTGATTAGAAAGTCGTTTTCAGATAATGCAAGTAGGAAGGAGAATGAAGATTTTTTCTCTAAGACGCGTGCAAAGTAATTAGGGATCGATGTCTATTCTTATATGGGTGGAAACAGGTCAGCTCAAACTCAAGCTGGGCAATAAACAAGTTGCGCTAGCTAGGTTGAGTGTGTTGGGACAGCTAACCCGATTAATAGAGGGTTGAGTTTTGAGTGTGAATTTTATGACGTTTATTTATTGAGTTGAGTTTGAAATTGCACATTTTAATACATTTAACACCTTAACACAACTTAAACCTGATGACATGACTCATTGAAAGTCTTTAATTATAACCACCTCTTATACTTTTAGGATTCTAGAAGAATTTTGATTCTTACTCAAActttaaaatataaattttattgaTCTGTGCGTGCATCTGGAATGATTAGTGTTTAGTCTGGTGTAAACTAGAACATATGTCTAAATTTGCAAAAGTCAGCTCCAATGGGGTGACACTAGATAATATTAGGCTAACTACAGGGGGTGAAGCACCGAGTAGTGTTAATTTAGCCTCTTCAAAGACATGAAACAATACAATTAATGCATGTAAATTGTTTGATGTGGTTTTGACCaccaaaattccaaaaaaatATTAAGCAATAATGCATTGAATCTCAACTTAAGCACAACTTAAATATTAGATGCTTGAGAGATGCAATGAATTTGCAGTGCATGATATGATATTGGCATGGATCAAAAGAGAAGAAGCTTGAGGCTTCTGAAGCTTCATTCTTCAACTTCAAGACAAACTATTTCTATATTGTAtcatatatataccttgtgcCTTGAGTTGATGAGCTTCAAGATGATGGAGCCAATTTCAAGAGAACATGGAGATTGCACTTGAAGATTGAAGGAGTTGCACAATGAAGGAGTCACTGTAGATTAGAGATCCTAGCTAGTGGTTAAGCAAGGGATTGTAGTCTCCCGTATGAGTTCTTAGCCTTCATTTTGTAACCATATATAGTTGCTAGAATGGGTCCCCGAATTTCCAGGCTAACAATCTTGATGTTGTCTTTACTTTCATTAGTTTCGTATGCTACGATTGGTTGAATTTTTACATCAGTGAATCATATGATGAATAAGTCTTTAACTAAGTCTTTAACCATTGTACGTAATGGAATCAATAACATAAATGTGTAGTGCATATCCAACCTTTAtaacttagtttttgtttttaagtactTTTAAGTCTAGAAATGGAAGGCAAGGAGTTATATGCGCAAAAATgacaagaaatggagaaatgaagttttctcaATCCGACTAGgagaaggaatcccagttgaagtaggaatcctgagTCAACTAGGAATGAGCTCGTGGAAATGAAatgcagaaatgagaaatgaagagtcctaattggactaggaaacctgttgGTATTAGGAGTCTTGATGATACTAGGATACATGCATGGGAAGGCTAGGAGATGTTGTGGCTTGAAGATAACTCAAGAttgttcaagaatgttctacaATGTCAAAGTTTGCGTCACAAATGGGCTTCGAAATGGTCCAAATGAAGAAGCttggcccaaagattgaagcatgtgagaCTCTAGAATCATCCATGACATCTTGGAGGAGTCCTAATCCCATATTTATTGCTTTATGCCGTGAGAATTAAAGGAAAATACTAGAAGATTTCGGCAATGCATTAAAAAGAGAGAGTTTTGGAAAATATCTACTTTGTGTGaattatgaaaaagaaaataaagagaataaatattgatttagATTTCTTGATTGCATACGAGTTGAATGAAGACCAAATTGAGGGAAGATGCATAGTAATTTCGCCAAAGAAGATATTCATGAAGATTCAAGATTGTTCTCTACTTCTCTAGGaatattttgattggttgaatgatgtcaTTTAAGTAGATTTCGACCTTGTTACCCTAGCATGCCGTTCATTATATAAAGGGAGGTATGTGAGACACTTcaacacaccacaaaattcaaaatcaaaatacaCAAACTCGTCTCCTTCTCCTCTCAATATTTTGGCAacttcatattcttcaaagttcAAGACCGTGaagcatctccatctccattcaAGCATCTTTTCCATGATCCTCATacattccaccacctttgaagcttcttgcgttcttgaagatttcaaaagtgtaaccatgaacaccctattttgttttcggttttggttTCTTTGTAATACAATTTCTGATTtcggtttttgtttaattaagtatGATTTGCAATTTCATGATTGGATGAAGtgttgattttagatatgtagttttcgaatactatgaagcatgttttagatTTTAGGTTTTCAAGGTGATAAATTGAGATTTCCTATGTGTTATGCGTGGTTGTTAATTTCGTGCTTCAATCCAATCATTTATGTGTTATTTGATCTTAGGATGCATACTTAGAttgatgagcatgtaattgaatccatattaagatTGCTAGTgttctaggtcttaattgctGAGTGGAAACCTATAATTCtttaggtaaattaacaatgagtcttgcatgcttgattagcgttctaacttgtgttcttggcttgaattgatcaaacttccatatGTGCTTAATGCGTTGATCATGTTCTTGTTAGTGATTAACTACCACTAGTAATTGCATGCTTAATAGGGTTAATTATGATGTGTTCATCTAGTTATTTAATTAAGAGAAGTAAAAaggactttgtatgcgttctctgttcttgattgattcctTGATATGACAtgttttgattcgtgatttggACTTTGAAACATTGTCAATGTGTTAGTAGAGGTTAACTTTATCTATATTTCGTTCCATTCATCTTAATCGGATTGATTCtgtgttttgatgtgtcacataTATATAGTTGTTAATTTAGaattaaaatccaaaaaccTCATTTTCTTGTGTAAATCGTAAATATTgtaaacatgtatatatattctttgttttgttttatctcACGTTTTATTTTTGTAGGAATAAATAATCCATAATCCCGGTTGAGAACGATCCatacttattcttactacattgatagggttttaaaATGAGCACTAACTTTTGTGCAGgccaatattaaaaaaaaaaaaacacaaaacggGTCGTATGCACATTTCAAACCCAATAAGGAAATACATATTCAAACCACATTTGGAAGGATAAAAAGTTACATATCTTCTTGAACCATAATGCTACAAATGTGGACCCAATGACACGCTAATGATAAACGCGCAAtataaccctgcaaaatgtagttgttagtatggaataagtagggatcgttctagtcggggattgagggtacacctgtaattgcaaaaataaataattaaaaattttaagttattatttacaaaataaatcaaagaataaaaatatacaaGTTAACGTGAAAatggggttttaggattataaaatcaaaaattaaataaataaaataaagaaaaagtaaaaacatatatacataggtggaacgcaaggaacaaagatcaaaaccacatccgtatgaatgaaatccaattacacTTCCTATAGTAGatttttctatgtcatgagaaagaagttaatcatgtgaaacgttaaaaagcaaacaatttcccattttttactttccttcaataattaatctaagtgaaagcacctaaattgatcctattgaacatgcaatcatagtctagaaagctagctaatcaataacacattcaacgcataaagaacaaagaaaggatgtcaaccaaagtgcacaacctagtatgacaaagttcatctatttgcaattctccttaattgatttcgacttttgtccataacctttactacttatgaaataggttcacaaaactattaggtgaattgtttacctaaatctagctccaattacatgcatatatcctaagttggccaccaaagaaacataaaaatgtaaaagttttctgtaatccaaaatcaattaagcaatctcacataagcaacatagaaatcaacatatagaaatcacaactttatttcaaaacatataaacggggtttaaactttgcccttaacgtcatgttaactagaattcataactctacgaatcaaacaaaggaaaacaaaagaaagtatgaaatacagcgtgaaagatgaatgacaaaaccttgagacgaagaacttgaagatccttgaaagcaagcaatcgtccagggacgacacaagggagGATGACGGCTAgtatcttgatgtattgcatgacttcttcccCTCCTCCTTGGTTGAAACGCAGAGcatctgaagactagagaatggagagaatttttggaCGTTTGGAATTTTTCTTAGGGGAGAGGTGTGTTCAAGTGTGTCaatgatgctcctatttataagaggatgacaacttagtctccaagtcttcatgaatcttctattaATTTGCTAGAAATTATCTgctcatgccacacagcttcaacTAATCaaataatgccacgtcagctccgtTATGTCATCCAACTAATCAGAAGTCTTCAAATTATCACCTTAAttctagggagattatttttgcattaattacatgattattttctgatttttctcctCAAATTTGGCCAAGGATGGATGTGGATatcaaggaatgtatctggacctgtttttcaacctttctgcttgttgcaatcccttgaaattctccttCCTTATCTGTCGAAATCTCCCTTTGGCCATAATCATGTCTAAatgcatttaggatttaattgagatttcattatccatatatattcttgaaattcggccaaaatcagTTTGTGTCTAATACGGACccaaaatttgatttttaacCATCTCTTCTTGCCAAAAATGACTCCCAATCCATATCACCTTTGTAGAGGACGTTTTGAGCTTGTTTTTGGGCTCTCCTAGTTCACCCAGGTATCCTAttgtcatcaggactcctagtccAACAAGGACTCTTCACATGAAATGTTCTTGAACTTTTcagaatcttcttttgctttcctagtTCAATTGGGACTCCTTGTTTCATTAGGATTCATTTTCCTGGCaggagtaggtttcctagtcagaccaggatttcctggctgaaccaggaaaacttcatttcagCTCAATTCTGCAGCCCTCGTGCCTTTCCTATATCATTTCGAACGTTCCCTTACTTCTCATGtgcctttaagctcatttcttctccatttgctCCAGtgcacctaaaaatagaaactacattaaaactgatttatttaaggaaataactaagtaaaatatgaggaaataactattaaaacatcgcattaaaatgctcctatgaCCCAAGCCACAACTAGGTATTGAGGCTTGCAGAagtgggtgtggtgtggaaggttacgAAAACACACAATGCTCGTCTATTGATTTAGTGTCGTTGGTGATTTCGGTCTTGGGCCTGAAATCCAACCCCGATGACTTAAATCAAGTACGAAATGGTGAATATGATATTTGTGTCATCCTCTCTTTTAAAACCCAAGCCCAAGACAGAAAGCCAactttcttcctcttcattcTAATCTTACCTTCTTCCCGCAGCAATTGTGTACACACAGATCGAACTAAAATCCTCAAGAATGATCGATTCCTTTTGCTAGGTAGTGAAAGGCAAACCTTGTGACCAGTTAAAGAACATTATCTTCTTCCTTAAACCATGAGGGCACAGTTCTCAACTTTCCTCATCTACCTTGTTCTAGGTTTCATGTCATTGCGGTTGCAGTCATTATCTACCGCTGTAGCAACTTTTGCTTTCTCCTAAATCCTTGTCTCTCAAGTAAGCACATCTTTTCCCCCAATTTTAGGGTAGAAATTGTGTCTAGGTTGAAGAAGAAATGTTTAGGGAGATTTAGGGTTGGAATTAGCAtcgagcaaaacccagaaaacttagAAACTCATAAAGcaatcaagccttcaagcataaACCTAGCTCTTAACCATTTTCTTCCAAACCTTCTTCAAACCCAGTTTTCCAGGAACCATATATCCAAAAACCCTCCAATTCTCTCACCACAAtgtgtttctagctcccacaTCACACTTCACGCTGTCAAGCTCTGTTCATTATCTGAATCACACACAAAGTCCTCCCACTAATCAAATTATTAGGTTGATTTGGCCTAGTCGCTGTTTAATTCAAATCACAGTAGGTGACATAACTATTAGTTTCTAAAGTAGTGTGTGCCACATCACTTTTAATGTTTCAAAGATTTTGATGGTTAAGATTAATGTTTTTCAGCCAAGGTAGCTAGCTAGGTTTCATCATTTGGAGTACCTTGTGGACTTGAGGTTGTACTCGTATTCATGGCTAGCAGTCTCAAGTTAATTTCATGCTCATCATTTTATCAAGCTTGTGAGTTTGTCATGCTGCTGCAAGCAGAGACAATACACTATAACCAGGTGAAACTCTCAATTCGTCAAGTCTGTTAGTTTCAGCAAAGGGCAAGTTTACTCTCAACTCTCACATTAATTATTTCCATGCTCATATGGACAACTCAATCCCGTATGCTATGTAAAACAATTTTACATAGTCATTATATCTCTCTTACTTTATCAAAGCATACAAGAAAATTATATTTAATTCATCAAATAAATTATGTGTATAAGTTGCTAATCACTTACTTATTTTTGACAAGATACAATCACCCCAATGGAGCACATTTTTTATGTGAACAAAGCTAATATACGAATTATCGACACTCGTTAGCCAATATAGAGTCCTATGCATGGACAACTCCACTATTTTACAAAGCTTACATCACTTCCGAATGGCTCCATATAAGTTCCAATTTAGGCTCTTTcattgtttttattattattattattattttttaatgattttgaaGTATGCAtgcaatatatcacacttgataagTCTTTACATGCTTCTATGACTTTTAAGAAAGCCAATAACATCTCATAAATTTAACAAAACACTTGTTATCCCTTACATGCTGGATATATACCATGCTTTAAATGTCGATCTTAATTATCCCCAAGCATGTTTACAAAAtgtaaaatgttattagcatctCCACTACAAGTACATGTTATACACAAACCATGCTTCTATTCAATTGCAAATTCAATTATATACACATGTGACACTcacttaaacaaactatgccatACTTAGAAATTTGTGACGTTTATAACTTAACTAAACTTGCTCGGATTATGACTTGCTTGAGTTACTACTCGCTTAGGTATCAAGCGTGGCCACGACTTGCTTAGGTCAAACCCCGCATGCTCACACAACACCTACCACTTAACTATACCCAACCTGCTCTAACACGACCCAACTCGCTCAAACATAATCTAGCATGCTCTAATTAGGCTCTAAGTTCACCATGCTTAAATACTATTCACCGAGCACCAATCAAAATATTTATATGGACATCCATTACACTTACCACTATCTACTATGCATGTTACATGACCATAAGATTCACATAATATTACTTGCTATGCTTATTTGTCGTTGTTCGTACTACTAAAATTTTTTAAGAGGTTTTTGAATATAAGTCCAATTTCATTTTGTCATAATGGATTCAGCCCATAGATAATTTTATTATCAATCTAGGTCCATTGACTATTGTCATTATATTTTCATGCCCATTTTGTCCCTTGAGTTAAATATAGAAACAAATTAATTGCTTTTTag belongs to Rosa chinensis cultivar Old Blush chromosome 4, RchiOBHm-V2, whole genome shotgun sequence and includes:
- the LOC112200212 gene encoding CRIB domain-containing protein RIC4 produces the protein MSLIQTKRLHFLMERFAVLPFGFGCTSHSSVDLGETTQPRKPKVRAAPPNPPPPESTDDGRTQGRSAMKNSFHFLSQGKQNISSRMQRLIRSIKNFSQIFVFKEETEEKETEMEIGFPTDVKHVTHIGLDGSTTTNNNLNNFNSNAAPPPEVVSFPSISLKQFELVMAAQTTHQPPHNQKLLVDLKSSQDLN